In Rhodamnia argentea isolate NSW1041297 chromosome 11, ASM2092103v1, whole genome shotgun sequence, one genomic interval encodes:
- the LOC115746946 gene encoding reticulon-like protein B13, which produces MSNTPQYSQTPVPSTSDVVRDTFLWRRKKLSLMVLTMATATWVVMEVYQFNFVTLASWASIFVVTSLFLWGTALRLLGKEEPELLSMEISERTAMETAKAVRAWAEEGIRWIFRVGAERDWFTFAGVVAGLWVLSEIGAYLDLLTLVYIAVVSGMTVPPLYVRHEDKITQLREKMKTRSRRLYERVDEKVVRNIKRRFQAKEETKEKKAE; this is translated from the exons ATGTCTAACACTCCTCAATATTCACAAACTCCAGTCCCGTCCACTTCAG ATGTTGTGAGGGACACGTTcctatggaggaggaagaagctgAGCTTGATGGTGCTTACCATGGCAACAGCGACTTGGGTGGTCATGGAGGTTTATCAGTTCAACTTCGTCACTCTCGCTTCCTGGGCATCCATCTTCGTGGTCACCTCCCTCTTCCTGTGGGGCACCGCCTTGAGGCTTCTCGGAAA AGAAGAACCGGAGTTGCTGAGCATGGAGATCTCGGAGCGAACGGCGATGGAGACGGCGAAAGCCGTCCGAGCGTGGGCCGAAGAAGGCATTAGATGGATATTCAGGGTGGGTGCCGAGAGAGACTGGTTCACGTTTGCTGGCGTGGTCGCCGGCTTGTGGGTGCTCTCCGAGATTGGAGCCTACCTCGACTTGCTGACTCTGGTCTATATAG CTGTAGTTTCGGGCATGACAGTACCTCCTCTGTACGTGAGGCACGAGGATAAGATAACGCAGCTCCGAGAGAAGATGAAGACACGGTCGAGGCGACTCTACGAAAGGGTGGACGAGAAGGTTGTCAGGAATATTAAGCGCAGGTTTCAGGCGAAAGAGGAGACGAAAGAGAAGAAGGCCGAGTAG